The Streptomyces sp. NBC_00162 genome window below encodes:
- a CDS encoding MFS transporter, whose translation MGHYGQVAPVRSSRDGSGPARRAGRALGRALHLPFTGTARGIRRATHAQGAGESGLGKLIELHAINGAGDMMITVALASTVFFSVPTDEARGRVALYLAITMAPFALLAPVIGPLLDRLPHGRRASMAAAMLARALLALMMSAAVATGGLELYPAALGVLVASKAYGVVRSAVVPRLLPPTFSLVKANSRVTLAGLLATGAAAPVGAGLHQIGPEWPLYGACVIFAFGTFAAFTLPHKVDEAKGERRARLSTHEAHSKRPGLRTVSRSVLCGLLANAAMRALSGFLIFFLAFLLREHPMAGQSAAVSLGIVGVSAGVGNACGTAAGAWLRARAPEAIIAAVLSLTLAVAVLAAAFFSGLFMAVLGATAGFSQALAKLSLDAMIQRDVPEAVRTSAFARSETLLQMAWVLGGAIGIALPLNGVLGMSVAAAIVAMGTTMAIRGLLAAPRHQHQGTSRPRVA comes from the coding sequence GTGGGGCACTATGGCCAGGTGGCACCCGTACGGTCGTCCCGCGACGGCTCGGGACCGGCCAGGCGGGCCGGCCGGGCCCTGGGGCGTGCCCTGCACCTGCCCTTCACCGGTACGGCCCGCGGCATCCGGCGGGCCACCCACGCGCAGGGGGCCGGTGAATCGGGTCTCGGCAAGCTGATCGAGCTGCACGCCATCAACGGCGCCGGCGACATGATGATCACCGTGGCGCTGGCCTCGACGGTCTTCTTCTCGGTCCCCACGGACGAGGCACGCGGCCGGGTGGCCCTGTACCTGGCCATCACGATGGCCCCCTTCGCCCTGCTGGCCCCGGTGATCGGCCCGCTGCTGGACCGGCTGCCGCACGGCCGCCGGGCGTCGATGGCGGCCGCGATGCTGGCCCGGGCGCTGCTGGCGCTGATGATGTCGGCCGCGGTGGCCACGGGCGGGCTGGAGCTGTATCCGGCGGCGCTCGGTGTCCTGGTCGCGTCCAAGGCGTACGGCGTGGTCCGCAGCGCCGTGGTGCCACGGCTGCTGCCGCCGACGTTCTCACTCGTCAAGGCGAACTCGAGGGTCACGCTCGCCGGGCTGCTGGCCACGGGCGCGGCCGCGCCGGTGGGCGCCGGGCTGCACCAGATCGGGCCGGAGTGGCCGCTGTACGGGGCCTGTGTGATCTTCGCGTTCGGCACCTTCGCGGCGTTCACGCTGCCGCACAAGGTGGACGAGGCCAAGGGCGAGCGCCGGGCGCGGCTGTCCACACACGAGGCGCACTCGAAGCGGCCGGGGCTGCGGACGGTCAGCCGCTCGGTCCTGTGCGGCCTGCTGGCGAACGCCGCGATGCGCGCACTGTCCGGGTTCCTGATCTTCTTCCTGGCGTTCCTGCTGCGCGAACACCCGATGGCGGGGCAGAGCGCGGCGGTGTCGCTGGGCATCGTGGGCGTCTCGGCGGGCGTGGGCAACGCCTGCGGCACGGCGGCCGGCGCGTGGCTGCGGGCGCGGGCCCCGGAGGCCATCATCGCGGCGGTGCTGTCCCTGACGCTCGCGGTCGCGGTACTGGCGGCGGCCTTCTTCAGCGGGCTGTTCATGGCCGTGCTGGGCGCGACGGCGGGCTTCTCCCAGGCGCTGGCGAAGCTCTCGCTGGACGCGATGATCCAGCGGGACGTCCCGGAGGCGGTCCGCACCTCCGCCTTCGCCCGTTCGGAGACGCTGCTCCAGATGGCGTGGGTACTGGGCGGCGCGATCGGCA